A stretch of the Panicum virgatum strain AP13 chromosome 9N, P.virgatum_v5, whole genome shotgun sequence genome encodes the following:
- the LOC120692145 gene encoding uncharacterized protein LOC120692145 → MRRRELGARVQTSSSALDRPSPPAVAASSRTEGSREGQDAAGGARSPPGGMGQCASRPGSAAAGGAGRRGCLALAREQRSRFYIFRRCVAMLVCWHKYKKI, encoded by the coding sequence ATGCGGCGGCGAGAACTAGGGGCGCGCGTCCAGACGTCCTCGTCCGCGCTCGATCGCCCCTCCCCGCCCGCGGTCGCCGCCTCGTCGCGGACGGAGGGCTCCAGGGAGGGCCAGGACGCGGCGGGAGGAGCGAGGTCGCCACCGGGCGGCATGGGCCAGTgcgcgtcgcggccggggtcggcggccgccggcggggcggggaggagggggtgCCTGGCGCTGGCGCGGGAGCAGCGGTCCCGGTTCTACATCTTCCGCCGCTGCGTCGCCATGCTCGTCTGCTGGCACAAGTACAAGAAGATCTGA